In one Haloplanus salinus genomic region, the following are encoded:
- the pyk gene encoding pyruvate kinase encodes MRRAKIVCTLGPASDDRGTIRNLADAGMAVARLNASHGTHADRAEVIDRIHAVDAAVDDPLSSMLDLQGPEVRTAEIDDPIELPTDATVRFVDGATATPAEVGLSYAISAVEPGDTVLLDDGRIETRVEAVDGDAVTARVVSGGELGSRKGVNIPGVDLDLDVVTDRDRRDIEVAVEGDADFVAASFVRDAADVYAVTDAIENAGGDIPVVSKIERAGAVDNIDEIVEASYGVMVARGDLGVECPLEHVPMVQKRIIHSAQDAGVPVITATEMLDSMIHSRRPTRAEASDVANAVLDGTDAVMLSGETAIGDHPVRVVETMDRIVREVERSEEYVETREERVPPAVEGSQTEALARAARFLARDLGAAAIVAVSESGYTARTTAKFRPGVPVVATTPQDRVRRQLALSWGVDAQYAAYREDIEGMIDAAVDTAIEAGAVESGDTVVVLSGMMTELEGTNTTNMLKVHVASETVATGRSVARGRVAGPVFRCPDGDLSDAPAGAVVVLPATFDGEFAGDTGRIGGVVDARPGMTSYAAMVARERGVPMISGAPLPDHVADGATVTLHADRGVVYEGDVTPREHQR; translated from the coding sequence ATGCGACGGGCAAAGATCGTCTGTACGTTGGGTCCCGCCTCCGACGACCGGGGAACGATCCGCAACCTCGCGGACGCCGGGATGGCCGTGGCCAGGTTGAACGCGAGCCACGGAACGCACGCGGACCGCGCCGAGGTGATCGACCGCATCCACGCGGTCGACGCCGCCGTCGACGACCCGCTCTCGTCGATGCTCGACCTGCAGGGGCCCGAGGTTCGGACCGCGGAGATCGACGACCCGATCGAGCTGCCGACGGACGCGACGGTCCGCTTCGTCGACGGGGCGACGGCGACGCCGGCGGAGGTCGGCCTCTCTTACGCCATCTCGGCCGTAGAGCCCGGCGATACCGTCCTCCTCGACGACGGCCGGATCGAGACGCGGGTCGAAGCGGTCGACGGCGACGCCGTGACCGCTCGCGTCGTCTCGGGCGGCGAGTTGGGGAGTCGGAAGGGCGTGAACATCCCGGGGGTCGACCTCGACCTCGACGTGGTGACCGACCGCGACCGTCGGGACATCGAGGTGGCCGTCGAGGGTGACGCCGACTTCGTCGCGGCGAGTTTCGTCCGCGACGCCGCCGACGTGTACGCCGTCACCGACGCCATCGAGAACGCGGGCGGCGACATCCCGGTCGTCTCGAAGATCGAACGCGCGGGGGCGGTCGACAACATCGACGAAATCGTCGAGGCGTCCTACGGCGTGATGGTCGCGCGCGGCGACCTCGGCGTGGAGTGCCCGCTGGAACACGTGCCGATGGTGCAAAAGCGGATCATCCACAGCGCCCAGGACGCGGGCGTCCCCGTCATCACGGCGACGGAGATGCTGGACTCGATGATCCACTCGCGGCGGCCGACGCGGGCCGAAGCGTCGGACGTGGCCAACGCCGTCCTCGACGGGACGGACGCGGTGATGCTTTCCGGGGAGACGGCCATCGGCGACCACCCCGTGCGCGTCGTCGAGACGATGGACCGTATCGTCCGCGAGGTGGAGCGAAGCGAGGAGTACGTCGAGACGCGGGAAGAGCGGGTGCCGCCGGCGGTGGAGGGCTCCCAGACGGAGGCGCTGGCGCGGGCGGCCCGCTTTCTCGCCCGTGATCTCGGCGCCGCGGCCATCGTCGCCGTCTCGGAGTCGGGTTACACGGCGCGGACGACGGCGAAGTTCCGCCCCGGCGTCCCGGTAGTGGCGACGACGCCACAGGATCGGGTGCGCCGCCAGCTCGCGCTCTCGTGGGGCGTCGACGCCCAGTACGCCGCCTACCGCGAGGACATCGAGGGGATGATCGACGCGGCGGTCGACACCGCCATCGAGGCCGGCGCCGTCGAGAGCGGCGACACCGTCGTCGTGCTCTCGGGGATGATGACCGAACTGGAGGGGACGAACACGACCAACATGCTGAAAGTCCACGTCGCCTCGGAGACGGTCGCGACGGGTCGAAGCGTCGCCCGCGGCCGGGTCGCCGGCCCCGTCTTCCGGTGTCCGGACGGCGACCTCTCGGACGCCCCCGCGGGCGCCGTCGTCGTCCTTCCGGCGACGTTCGACGGGGAGTTCGCCGGCGACACCGGTCGGATCGGCGGCGTCGTCGACGCTCGCCCGGGAATGACGAGTTACGCGGCGATGGTGGCCCGGGAACGCGGCGTCCCCATGATCAGTGGCGCCCCACTCCCGGACCACGTGGCCGACGGCGCGACCGTGACGCTCCACGCCGACCGCGGGGTCGTCTACGAGGGCGACGTGACGCCGCGGGAACACCAGCGATAG
- the aspS gene encoding aspartate--tRNA(Asn) ligase — protein MKNRTHTADAVAGETATVAGWVHEIRDLGGIAFLILRDRTGKLQVKFEKDEMDDDLVETGLSVHRESVVAVTGAVEEEPRAPTGLEMVPDSIDVLAEADPELPLDPSGKVDAELPTRLDNRTLDLRKPEVQAIFEIRSEILRSVREYFRSVGSTEINTPKIVATGTEGGTELFPITYFGKEAFMNQSPQLFKQLMVGSGLERVFEIGPIFRAEEHNTPRHLNEATMIDFESAFVDHHEAMDVCEGTLKAAYEGVAEHCSEELELLGYDDFAVPDADFPRLTYEEAIERINATGALDEQLVWGDDLPTEAEKALGDDVGGHYFITDWPSEIKPFYIQDYDDDPQLSKGFDLMHPRMELVSGGQREHRYDELVAGFEQQGLDPEQFDYYTKMFKYGMPPHAGWAYGVERLVMTMLDLGNIREAVIFPRDRQRLSP, from the coding sequence ATGAAGAACCGAACGCACACGGCCGACGCCGTCGCCGGCGAGACGGCGACGGTCGCCGGCTGGGTTCACGAGATTCGTGACCTCGGCGGTATCGCTTTCCTGATCCTGCGGGACCGAACCGGCAAGCTCCAGGTCAAATTCGAGAAAGACGAGATGGACGACGACCTCGTGGAGACGGGGCTGTCCGTCCACCGAGAGAGCGTCGTCGCCGTCACCGGCGCCGTCGAGGAGGAGCCGCGCGCGCCGACGGGGCTGGAGATGGTGCCCGACTCAATCGACGTACTCGCCGAGGCCGATCCGGAACTCCCGCTCGACCCCTCAGGGAAAGTCGACGCGGAACTCCCAACCCGGCTGGACAACCGCACCCTCGATCTCCGCAAGCCCGAGGTGCAGGCCATCTTCGAGATTCGGAGCGAGATCCTGCGCTCGGTCCGGGAGTACTTCCGGTCGGTCGGCTCGACGGAGATCAACACGCCGAAAATCGTCGCCACGGGCACCGAGGGCGGCACCGAGCTCTTCCCGATCACCTACTTCGGGAAAGAGGCGTTCATGAATCAGTCGCCGCAGTTGTTCAAACAGCTGATGGTCGGCTCCGGCCTCGAACGCGTCTTCGAAATCGGCCCCATCTTCCGTGCGGAGGAGCACAACACGCCCCGCCACCTCAACGAGGCGACGATGATCGACTTCGAGTCGGCGTTCGTCGACCACCACGAGGCGATGGACGTGTGTGAAGGCACGCTCAAGGCGGCCTACGAGGGTGTCGCCGAGCACTGTTCCGAAGAACTCGAACTGCTCGGCTACGACGACTTCGCGGTGCCGGACGCGGACTTCCCGCGGCTGACCTACGAGGAAGCCATCGAGCGCATCAACGCGACGGGCGCACTCGACGAACAGCTCGTCTGGGGCGACGACCTGCCGACCGAGGCCGAGAAAGCGCTCGGCGACGACGTCGGCGGCCACTACTTCATCACCGACTGGCCTTCGGAGATCAAGCCGTTCTACATCCAGGACTACGACGACGACCCGCAGCTGTCGAAAGGCTTCGATCTGATGCATCCGCGGATGGAGCTCGTCTCGGGCGGGCAGCGCGAACACCGCTACGACGAACTCGTCGCTGGCTTCGAACAGCAGGGACTCGACCCCGAGCAGTTCGACTACTACACGAAGATGTTCAAGTACGGGATGCCGCCCCACGCCGGGTGGGCGTACGGCGTCGAGCGCCTCGTGATGACGATGCTCGATCTGGGTAACATCCGCGAGGCCGTCATCTTCCCGCGAGACCGCCAGCGGCTGAGTCCGTAA
- a CDS encoding mandelate racemase/muconate lactonizing enzyme family protein has protein sequence MEITDVRVERIEVPLDRPLGVSRDRSMSARGAAFVVVETDDGITGIGEGVGPESYIIERIVEEKYAPLLIGEDPLDIERHWAAMVTDTVYKDRKGQGLSAASGVDIALWDVAGKHYGVPVYRLLGGPIEESLKPYASDLFWQDPATMAERAGSYVDRGFAGVKTHLGRGIDADEERVAAMRDAIGPDTALMVDMNCGYDRPEARRVGRMLEDYDVYWYEEPMTPSDVDGLAALREELSVPIASGENEYTKWGFHDLFEADAVDYAMPDVMRCGGITEAKKICALAETYNTVCTPHCFTTGVGLAATMHVMAASPACEWLEFDPTGFEVYEPLFETPPEVEDGRIALPEEPGLGVHLDEDVIGEFRV, from the coding sequence ATGGAGATCACCGACGTACGCGTCGAACGGATCGAGGTGCCGCTGGATCGACCGCTCGGCGTCTCCCGCGACCGCTCGATGTCCGCCCGCGGAGCGGCCTTCGTCGTCGTCGAGACGGACGACGGTATCACGGGTATCGGCGAAGGTGTCGGGCCGGAGTCGTACATCATCGAGCGCATCGTCGAGGAGAAGTACGCCCCCTTGCTGATCGGGGAGGACCCCCTCGACATCGAGCGCCACTGGGCCGCGATGGTGACCGACACCGTGTACAAGGACCGGAAGGGACAGGGTCTGTCGGCGGCCAGCGGCGTCGACATCGCGCTCTGGGACGTCGCGGGTAAACACTACGGCGTCCCCGTCTACCGGCTGCTCGGCGGGCCGATAGAGGAGTCGCTCAAGCCGTACGCGAGCGACTTGTTCTGGCAGGACCCGGCGACGATGGCCGAGCGCGCCGGCTCGTACGTCGACCGCGGGTTCGCGGGCGTGAAGACCCACCTCGGCCGCGGCATCGACGCCGACGAGGAGCGCGTGGCGGCCATGCGCGACGCCATCGGTCCCGACACGGCGCTGATGGTCGACATGAACTGCGGCTACGACCGCCCCGAGGCCCGCCGCGTCGGGCGAATGCTGGAGGACTACGACGTCTACTGGTACGAGGAGCCGATGACGCCGTCCGACGTGGACGGCCTCGCCGCCCTGCGCGAGGAGCTCTCCGTCCCCATCGCGTCCGGCGAGAACGAGTACACGAAGTGGGGCTTCCACGACCTGTTCGAGGCCGACGCGGTGGACTACGCCATGCCCGACGTGATGCGCTGTGGCGGCATCACGGAGGCCAAGAAGATCTGTGCGCTCGCCGAGACGTACAACACGGTCTGCACTCCCCACTGTTTCACCACCGGCGTCGGTCTCGCGGCGACGATGCACGTCATGGCGGCGTCGCCCGCCTGCGAGTGGCTGGAGTTCGATCCCACGGGCTTCGAGGTGTACGAACCGCTCTTCGAGACGCCGCCGGAGGTCGAGGACGGCCGGATCGCACTCCCCGAGGAGCCGGGACTCGGCGTCCACTTGGACGAGGACGTTATCGGCGAGTTCCGCGTCTGA
- a CDS encoding DUF7344 domain-containing protein, whose amino-acid sequence MRERTDDSLDELFELLSHKYRRYILLTLATPDDRTDEPVEMTLFAGNDEPDILRIELRHNHLPKLDDAGLVDWDPEAETLAHGPRFEAVEPFLELIDEREQFPGDDS is encoded by the coding sequence ATGAGAGAGAGAACCGACGACTCGCTCGACGAACTGTTCGAACTCCTCAGCCACAAGTACCGCCGCTACATCCTCTTGACGCTCGCCACCCCGGACGACCGGACCGACGAACCGGTCGAAATGACCCTGTTTGCCGGGAACGACGAGCCGGACATCCTCCGAATCGAACTCCGCCACAACCATCTCCCCAAACTGGACGACGCCGGACTCGTCGACTGGGACCCGGAGGCGGAGACGCTCGCACACGGGCCACGGTTCGAGGCGGTCGAGCCGTTCCTCGAACTGATCGACGAGCGGGAACAGTTCCCAGGCGACGACTCCTGA
- a CDS encoding DUF4013 domain-containing protein: MTDFDSLLRWPLDTDGWQRTLLVGTLLVATLPLAIPGVFLAGYAVRLLRTGPDDPALPTFAGLRSLAGTGLRAAGIVVAYHLPAAALLAVGTAGVASAFHQWRTLLLLRPGSIVGAFDLASLTGAVGVALLGTALLPVCGYVATVAVTAYADADDVTAAFAIGRLRDRVCTVATLRAWLLASLVVVASGVCAALLGGVSATVPGVGPLLTAAVRFYGGLVAVGVWNETRPADDVTVGGAGTDASSTSADPV; encoded by the coding sequence ATGACGGACTTCGACTCGCTACTTCGCTGGCCGCTCGACACCGACGGATGGCAACGGACGCTTCTGGTCGGGACGCTGCTGGTCGCCACCCTCCCGCTCGCGATTCCGGGGGTCTTCCTCGCCGGGTACGCCGTCCGTCTCCTTCGGACGGGACCGGACGACCCGGCGCTCCCGACGTTCGCCGGCCTCCGTTCGCTCGCCGGAACGGGGCTGCGGGCGGCGGGCATCGTGGTCGCGTACCACCTTCCGGCGGCGGCGCTGCTCGCCGTGGGGACGGCGGGCGTGGCGTCGGCGTTCCACCAGTGGCGGACGCTCCTGTTGCTCCGTCCCGGGAGCATCGTCGGTGCGTTCGACCTCGCCAGCCTCACGGGGGCCGTCGGCGTTGCGCTCCTCGGGACGGCGCTACTCCCCGTCTGTGGCTACGTCGCGACGGTCGCGGTGACCGCGTACGCCGACGCCGACGACGTCACCGCGGCGTTCGCCATCGGACGACTCCGCGACCGGGTGTGTACGGTCGCCACGCTCCGGGCGTGGCTACTCGCGTCGCTCGTCGTCGTCGCCTCGGGAGTCTGTGCCGCCCTGCTCGGGGGCGTGAGCGCGACGGTTCCCGGTGTCGGCCCACTCCTCACCGCGGCCGTCAGGTTCTACGGCGGCCTCGTCGCCGTCGGCGTCTGGAACGAAACACGGCCGGCTGACGACGTGACCGTCGGAGGCGCGGGGACGGACGCGTCGTCGACGAGCGCAGATCCGGTCTGA
- a CDS encoding pantoate kinase, producing the protein MTATDESTAFVPGHVTGFFSPCPADDPARAGSRGAGLTLTDGVAVTVRETDESGVILDGDPIAMPPVETVLDDLGVADRARVVAESDLPLGTGFGVSGAMTLGAALAANDRFGGERSVNDLVTLAHRAEVEAGTGLGDVVAQARGGIPIRLAPGAPAHGRLDGVPATRRVEYVTFGGLSTADVLAGDTDPLVAAGDAALDRLVDAPTLPTLVAESRRFARDAGLFTDRVREAVDAAVAAGGEASMAMLGETAFALDSGLTDAGFDADACRTCAAGAHVTD; encoded by the coding sequence ATGACCGCCACCGACGAATCGACCGCGTTCGTCCCCGGCCACGTTACCGGTTTCTTCAGCCCTTGTCCCGCCGACGACCCGGCGCGGGCGGGGTCACGCGGCGCCGGTCTCACCCTCACTGACGGCGTCGCAGTGACGGTCCGCGAGACGGACGAGTCGGGCGTCATCCTCGACGGCGACCCCATCGCCATGCCGCCGGTCGAGACGGTCCTCGACGATCTCGGCGTGGCCGACCGGGCGCGCGTCGTCGCCGAGAGCGACCTCCCCCTGGGGACGGGGTTCGGCGTCTCCGGGGCGATGACGTTGGGAGCGGCGCTGGCCGCCAACGACCGATTCGGCGGCGAACGATCGGTGAACGACCTCGTGACGCTCGCCCACCGCGCGGAAGTCGAGGCTGGAACCGGCCTCGGCGACGTGGTGGCGCAGGCCCGCGGCGGCATCCCCATCCGTCTCGCTCCCGGCGCGCCGGCCCACGGCCGCCTCGACGGCGTGCCCGCGACGCGACGCGTCGAGTACGTCACTTTCGGCGGCCTCTCGACGGCCGACGTGCTCGCGGGCGACACCGATCCGCTCGTCGCCGCGGGCGACGCGGCGCTCGACCGCCTGGTCGACGCCCCGACACTGCCGACGCTCGTCGCCGAGTCACGCCGATTCGCCCGCGACGCGGGACTGTTCACCGACCGGGTGCGCGAGGCCGTCGACGCCGCCGTCGCCGCCGGCGGCGAGGCGTCGATGGCCATGCTCGGCGAGACGGCCTTCGCCCTCGACTCGGGCCTCACGGACGCCGGCTTCGACGCCGACGCGTGCCGGACGTGTGCTGCGGGCGCGCACGTGACGGACTGA
- a CDS encoding phosphoglycerol geranylgeranyltransferase: MTAPWDDWDHVLKVDPDKALVDGETFEDVCATGTDAIEIGGTTGMTRGKMETVVEACREYGVPLYQEPSNPAVVIDDDALDGYLIPTVFNAGDSFWVTGAHKEWVRIENGLDWSRTHTEAYVVLNSDSSVAEYTEADCDQSPDDVAAYAAVAEKLFGQEIIYIEYSGTFGDPETVAAAADALSESTLFYGGGVGDYDTAHEMGQYADVVVVGDLLHDEGCAAVRETVEGVKDAHADD; the protein is encoded by the coding sequence ATGACCGCGCCGTGGGACGACTGGGATCACGTTCTCAAGGTCGACCCCGACAAGGCACTCGTCGACGGCGAGACCTTCGAGGACGTCTGTGCCACCGGGACCGACGCCATCGAGATCGGTGGGACGACGGGGATGACCAGAGGGAAGATGGAGACGGTCGTCGAGGCCTGCAGGGAGTACGGCGTGCCGCTGTATCAGGAGCCCTCGAATCCGGCCGTCGTCATCGACGACGACGCCCTCGACGGCTACCTGATTCCGACGGTGTTCAACGCCGGCGACAGCTTCTGGGTGACCGGCGCCCACAAGGAGTGGGTGCGCATCGAGAACGGCCTCGACTGGAGCCGCACACACACCGAGGCGTACGTCGTCCTCAACTCCGACTCGTCGGTCGCGGAGTACACCGAAGCCGACTGTGACCAGTCGCCGGACGACGTGGCCGCTTACGCGGCCGTCGCGGAGAAACTGTTCGGCCAGGAAATCATCTACATCGAGTATTCGGGCACCTTCGGCGACCCCGAGACGGTGGCCGCCGCGGCCGACGCCCTCAGCGAGTCCACCCTCTTCTACGGCGGCGGCGTCGGCGACTACGACACCGCCCACGAGATGGGCCAGTACGCCGACGTGGTGGTCGTCGGCGACCTCCTCCACGACGAGGGGTGTGCGGCCGTCCGCGAGACGGTCGAGGGCGTCAAGGACGCCCACGCGGACGACTGA
- the metG gene encoding methionine--tRNA ligase, producing MSHEEFPTDRPAVVTCGLPYANGDLHIGHLRTYVGGDVFARALRKLGQETAFVSGSDMHGTPVAVNAERDGVSPEAFALEWHETYEATFPKFDVDFDNYGHTHDATNVETTTDIVRALEANGHVYEKEIMVAYDPIEEQSLPDRYVEGTCPYCGAKARGDECDEGCGRHLEPGEIEDPESTITGNPAEYREQTHKFFRVSEFQDYLGGFIDRLGGTSNARNQPREWIEGELRDWCITRDMDWGIDYPEGDGAEDLVLYVWVDAPIEYISSTKQYSERVGADVYDWEDVWRESGGEIVHVIGRDIIQHHTVFWPAMLRGADYNEPRAVMASGFITLNGKGFSTSRNRAVWADEYLDEGFDPDLLRYYLATNGGFQQDVDFSWERFRERVNNELVGTVGNFAYRALLFAHREFGGTPDADLSDEVRERIETAIDDFAAAVNDYSIRKAGDAAVALAGFGNEYIQRNEPWNLVDDDPERAAQVIRDCVGITKAVAVLFAPVAPRTCERLWSQVGGEGSVHAVTVDAALEPPAADLDEPTELYEKIPDERVEELNAKLAARVEAAETDDEDGTETETETTDTDTDMHFDPIESDRIDFETFQDLDIRVGEVLEAEGIEGADKLARLVVDIGVEKRQIVAGIKQLHDLEALPGTRVIVLANLEKAELFGVESNGMVLAAGEEADLLTTVADAVPGERVR from the coding sequence ATGAGCCACGAGGAGTTCCCCACGGATCGGCCGGCGGTGGTGACGTGCGGGTTGCCGTACGCCAACGGCGACCTCCACATCGGGCACCTCCGAACGTACGTCGGCGGCGACGTGTTCGCCCGCGCCCTACGCAAACTCGGACAGGAGACGGCGTTCGTCTCGGGGTCGGACATGCACGGCACCCCCGTCGCGGTCAACGCCGAACGGGACGGCGTCTCGCCCGAGGCGTTCGCGCTGGAGTGGCACGAAACCTACGAGGCGACGTTCCCGAAGTTCGACGTCGACTTCGACAACTACGGTCACACCCACGACGCGACGAACGTCGAGACGACGACCGACATCGTCCGGGCGCTGGAGGCGAACGGCCACGTCTACGAGAAGGAGATCATGGTGGCCTACGACCCGATAGAGGAGCAGTCGCTCCCGGACCGCTACGTCGAGGGGACCTGTCCGTACTGCGGCGCGAAAGCGCGCGGCGACGAGTGCGACGAGGGGTGTGGCCGCCACCTCGAACCCGGCGAAATCGAGGACCCCGAGAGTACGATCACGGGCAACCCCGCCGAGTACCGCGAACAGACGCACAAGTTCTTCCGCGTCTCCGAGTTCCAGGACTACCTCGGCGGGTTCATCGACCGCCTCGGAGGCACGTCGAACGCGAGGAATCAGCCCCGGGAGTGGATCGAGGGTGAACTCCGCGACTGGTGTATCACCCGCGACATGGACTGGGGGATCGACTACCCCGAGGGAGACGGTGCGGAGGACTTGGTGCTCTACGTCTGGGTCGACGCCCCCATCGAATACATCTCGTCGACCAAGCAGTACTCCGAGCGCGTCGGCGCCGACGTCTACGACTGGGAGGACGTGTGGCGCGAGTCCGGCGGTGAAATCGTCCACGTCATCGGTCGGGACATCATCCAGCATCATACGGTGTTCTGGCCCGCCATGTTGCGCGGCGCGGACTACAACGAACCCCGCGCGGTGATGGCGAGCGGGTTCATCACGCTGAACGGCAAGGGCTTTTCGACCTCCCGGAACCGTGCGGTGTGGGCCGACGAGTATCTCGACGAAGGGTTCGACCCCGACCTGCTCCGCTACTATCTCGCCACTAACGGCGGGTTCCAGCAGGACGTGGATTTCTCGTGGGAACGGTTCCGCGAACGCGTCAACAACGAACTCGTGGGGACGGTCGGCAACTTCGCGTACCGCGCGCTCCTCTTCGCCCACCGGGAGTTCGGCGGGACGCCGGACGCCGACCTCTCCGACGAGGTGCGCGAGCGCATCGAGACGGCCATCGACGACTTCGCCGCGGCGGTCAACGACTACTCGATCCGGAAGGCGGGCGACGCCGCCGTCGCCCTCGCGGGCTTTGGCAACGAGTACATCCAGCGCAACGAGCCGTGGAACCTCGTCGACGACGACCCCGAGCGCGCGGCGCAGGTGATCCGGGACTGCGTCGGGATCACGAAAGCCGTCGCCGTCCTCTTTGCCCCCGTCGCCCCCCGCACCTGCGAGCGCCTCTGGTCGCAGGTCGGCGGCGAGGGGTCAGTCCACGCGGTGACCGTCGACGCGGCGCTCGAACCGCCCGCGGCGGACCTCGACGAACCGACCGAACTCTACGAGAAGATCCCCGACGAACGCGTCGAGGAACTGAACGCGAAACTGGCAGCGCGCGTCGAAGCGGCGGAAACCGACGACGAAGACGGGACTGAGACCGAGACCGAGACGACCGACACCGACACCGACATGCACTTCGACCCCATCGAATCCGACCGCATCGACTTCGAGACGTTCCAGGACCTCGACATCCGTGTCGGGGAGGTTCTGGAGGCCGAGGGCATCGAGGGCGCCGACAAACTCGCCCGCCTCGTCGTCGACATCGGCGTCGAGAAGCGACAGATCGTCGCGGGCATCAAACAGCTTCACGACCTCGAGGCGCTCCCGGGGACCCGGGTGATCGTCCTGGCGAACTTAGAGAAAGCCGAACTGTTCGGCGTCGAGTCGAACGGGATGGTGCTGGCGGCGGGCGAGGAGGCGGACCTGCTGACGACGGTCGCCGACGCCGTGCCCGGCGAGCGGGTTCGATAG
- a CDS encoding molybdopterin-dependent oxidoreductase, with amino-acid sequence MSVRALLARSLPPRLVDWSLFALVGLAAATGLTSFWVGHPAGAAVFWTHAVAGLAMLPLLFVKFRRVAGRVRDRRAWDRTTPLSIALAAVAVAAAATGVAWAVGVTVPLGIWTLLNLHILVGILLVPLLLVHLRARYRPLRRADVRERRVALQYAGLVVAAGITSACLRWLAARLRTPAATRRFTGSRALDAESDVPVTSWVADDPDPVDPATWTCSVGGLVARPLELGVDDLDPTVERRVLLDCTSGWYAERDWRGVRLGDVLDAAGVREDAAWVTVRSVTGYRWSLPLDEARDALLATHLSGERLDHGHGYPVRLVAPDRRGFQWVKWVERIEIRRRPDPRQWVEIFVSGL; translated from the coding sequence ATGTCCGTTCGGGCGCTTCTCGCCCGCTCGCTCCCGCCGCGACTCGTCGACTGGTCGCTGTTCGCGCTGGTCGGCCTGGCCGCCGCCACGGGTCTCACGAGCTTCTGGGTCGGTCATCCCGCCGGCGCCGCCGTCTTCTGGACCCACGCCGTCGCCGGCCTCGCGATGCTCCCGCTCCTGTTCGTCAAGTTCCGCCGCGTCGCCGGCCGGGTCCGCGACCGCCGGGCGTGGGACCGCACGACGCCGCTCTCGATCGCGCTCGCGGCCGTCGCCGTCGCCGCCGCGGCGACGGGCGTCGCGTGGGCCGTCGGCGTCACCGTCCCGCTCGGGATCTGGACGCTTCTCAACCTCCACATCCTCGTCGGCATACTCCTCGTGCCGCTTCTCCTCGTCCACCTCCGTGCTCGCTACCGGCCACTCCGCCGCGCCGACGTGCGCGAGCGACGAGTCGCCCTCCAGTACGCGGGCCTCGTCGTCGCCGCGGGGATCACGTCGGCGTGTCTGCGGTGGCTCGCGGCTCGGCTCCGGACGCCGGCCGCGACCCGTCGGTTCACCGGATCGCGGGCGCTCGACGCCGAGAGCGACGTGCCCGTCACCAGTTGGGTGGCCGACGATCCCGACCCGGTCGATCCGGCGACCTGGACGTGTTCGGTCGGAGGGCTGGTGGCGCGGCCGCTCGAACTCGGCGTCGACGACCTCGATCCGACCGTGGAGCGCCGGGTGCTCCTCGACTGCACGAGCGGCTGGTACGCCGAGCGCGACTGGCGGGGTGTCCGTCTCGGCGACGTCCTCGACGCGGCGGGCGTCCGCGAGGACGCCGCGTGGGTGACGGTGCGTTCCGTGACGGGGTATCGCTGGAGCCTCCCGCTCGACGAGGCGCGCGACGCCCTCCTCGCGACCCACCTCTCAGGCGAACGCCTCGACCACGGCCACGGCTACCCGGTTCGGCTCGTCGCGCCGGACCGCCGCGGCTTCCAGTGGGTGAAGTGGGTCGAGCGGATCGAGATACGCCGTCGGCCCGACCCCCGACAGTGGGTGGAAATCTTCGTCAGCGGCCTATAA
- a CDS encoding 4-phosphopantoate--beta-alanine ligase, translated as MAEGDTDIPADHPRHDSLVTRHRIEAGVEAGITSRQGLIAEGRGEAFDYLLGERTLPSADAAARAAAAHLLLARHPVVSVNGNAAALVPDELVALADAVGADLEVNLFNRTDERMRAIATHLREHGAGEVKGLDADARVPGLDHARARVDADGIADADVVLVPLEDGDRAAALSDLGKVELVIDLNPLSRSAQVADVPVVDNILRAVPNVTAHARELANADRPELERIAAEFDAATALDDAERAIRAGEL; from the coding sequence ATGGCCGAGGGCGACACCGACATTCCGGCGGACCACCCCCGCCACGACTCGCTGGTGACGCGCCACCGCATCGAGGCGGGCGTCGAAGCCGGCATCACGAGCAGACAGGGCCTCATCGCCGAGGGACGGGGCGAGGCGTTCGACTACCTGCTCGGCGAGCGGACGCTCCCCTCCGCTGACGCCGCGGCACGTGCGGCCGCCGCCCACCTCCTGCTCGCTCGTCACCCCGTCGTCTCCGTCAACGGGAACGCGGCGGCGCTGGTGCCGGACGAACTCGTCGCCCTCGCCGACGCCGTCGGCGCGGATCTGGAGGTGAACCTGTTCAACCGGACCGACGAACGGATGCGAGCCATCGCGACGCACCTCCGCGAGCACGGAGCCGGCGAGGTGAAGGGCCTCGACGCCGACGCGCGGGTTCCGGGACTCGATCACGCACGCGCGAGAGTCGACGCCGACGGCATCGCCGACGCCGACGTGGTGCTCGTCCCACTGGAGGACGGCGACCGCGCGGCGGCGCTGTCCGACCTCGGGAAAGTCGAACTCGTGATCGACCTCAACCCCCTCTCCCGGTCGGCGCAGGTAGCCGACGTGCCGGTCGTCGACAACATCCTACGTGCGGTTCCGAACGTCACCGCCCACGCCCGCGAGTTGGCGAACGCGGACCGGCCGGAACTCGAACGGATCGCCGCGGAGTTCGACGCGGCGACGGCGCTCGACGACGCCGAGCGGGCGATCCGAGCCGGCGAGTTATAG